The following are from one region of the Ochotona princeps isolate mOchPri1 chromosome 4, mOchPri1.hap1, whole genome shotgun sequence genome:
- the LOC101523282 gene encoding lysine-specific demethylase 4D: MQPDSSAVQDPSCGSIMTFRPSWEEFMDFTSFIAAMEAQGAHRAGLAKVIPPPQWSARQTYHDIGDIVIPSPLQQVVSGKAGVFTQYHKKRKAMSLSDYRQLANSDKYRAPAHLSLDQVEKLYWRSRAYGAPPIYGADVSGSLFDDNTTAWNLRNLGSLLDLLQQECGVLIEGVNTPYLYFGMWKTTFAWHTEDMDLYSINYLHFGEPKTWYAVPPEHGRRLEELAAQLFPASAQACRAFLRHKVALISPSVLRENGIPCQRITQQPGEFMVTFPYGYHAGFNHGFNCAEAINFATLRWIDYGKAASQCSCGEARVSFAMDAFVRLQQRDHYELWRRSQARAPVDLPGPTGAAGKGLKPWKEDRELWRAALGLRHLSSAQAPSLQPVQGVVGADVGAGNVVVIF; the protein is encoded by the exons ATGCAGCCTGACAGCTCTGCTGTCCAGGACCCCAGCTGCGGCAGCATCATGACCTTCCGCCCCAGCTGGGAGGAATTCATGGACTTCACCTCGTTCATCGCTGCCATGGAAGCCCAGGGTGCACACCGTGCAGGCCTGGCCAAGGTCATCCCACCCCCGCAGTGGAGCGCCAGGCAGACCTACCACGACATCGGCGACATCGTCATCCCCAGCCCCCTGCAACAGGTGGTCTCCGGGAAAGCAGGGGTCTTCACTCAATACCACAAGAAGAGGAAAGCCATGAGCCTGAGCGACTATCGCCAACTGGCAAACAGCGACAAATACCGGGCCCCAGCCCATCTCAGCTTGGACCAAGTGGAGAAACTCTACTGGAGGAGCCGCGCCTACGGGGCTCCCCCCATTTACGGGGCCGACGTCAGCGGTTCGCTCTTCGACGATAACACCACGGCCTGGAACCTCAGAAACCTGGGTTCCCTTCTCGACCTGCTACAGCAAGAGTGCGGCGTGCTCATCGAGGGCGTCAACACCCCCTACCTCTACTTCGGCATGTGGAAGACCACCTTCGCCTGGCACACGGAGGACATGGACCTTTACAGCATCAACTACCTGCACTTTGGCGAGCCCAAGACTTGGTACGCCGTGCCCCCTGAGCACGGGCGGCGGCTGGAGGAGctggctgcacagctcttccctgCCAGCGCCCAAGCCTGCCGGGCCTTCCTGCGCCACAAGGTAGCCCTCATCTCGCCCAGTGTGCTGCGGGAGAACGGCATTCCCTGCCAGCGCATCACCCAGCAGCCCGGCGAGTTCATGGTCACCTTTCCCTATGGCTACCACGCGGGCTTCAACCACGGCTTCAACTGTGCCGAGGCCATCAACTTCGCCACCCTGCGCTGGATCGACTATGGCAAGGCGGCCTCGCAGTGCAGCTGCGGGGAGGCCAGGGTGTCCTTTGCCATGGACGCCTTCGTGCGCCTCCAGCAACGCGACCACTATGAGCTGTGGCGGCGCAGCCAGGCCCGGGCGCCTGTGGACCTGCCAGGGCCCACAGGAGCAGCCGGCAAGGGGCTGAAGCCCTGGAAAGAGGATCGCGAGCTCTGGAGAGCCGCCCTGGGCCTGAGGCATCTCTCCTCGGCCCAGGCGCCTTCCCTGCAGCCTGTGCAG GGCGTCGTGGGCGCGGACGTGGGCGCAGGCAACGTCGTGGTAATCTTCTAG